In Trichlorobacter lovleyi, the DNA window TCGTACCATTTGGTACGCCCCATAATGCGGAAATGCTCGTCCAACAAGGTTCTGTGAAGCCGTTCAACAAAGCCGTTGCTCTGTGGCCTTCTGACCTTGGTTGTGCGGTGTTCGATTTCCTCAAGCTGCAAAAACAGCTCGTAGGGATGGTTGTCTGGCCTGCCGCAGAACTCTCTTCCGTTGTCTGACAAGACGGTGCTGATCTTGGCGTTATGCTCTTCAAAGAACGGCAGCACATCCTCGTTAAGGACATGCACGGCAGTGACAGGCAGCTTGTTGGTGTAGAGCCTGCCCCAGGCATAGCGTGAATAGCAGTCAATGACTGACTGCAGGTAGACCTTACCGACGCCTTTCAAGGTGCCGACAAAGAAGGTGTCGACAGCTACCAGATCGCCAGTATGCTTTGTCTCGATGTGGCGCTCACGAAACTCAGGGCTGAAACGCTCCAAGACGCGGATCTGTTCGTCTGAAAGTTCAAACGCCTGCTCTCTGACGCTCTTTTCAAGCCGGAGAAACCGTTCATGCTTGGTTAGAAGGCTGTGCCTGCTCCAAACGCCACGAACACCTCCAGAGCTAACCTGAATCCCTTTCAGCATCAGCTCATGGGCAACCCGAATAGGGCCATGGGAAGGATGAGCCAGGCAGTGATCAAGGATCGCCTGTTCAACAGCTTCATCAACCCGGTTAGGATGTGGGCCTCTGGCTCCAGGTAGCCGGTCAACTAAACCAGCTGAACCGTAGGTCTGATAATTACGACGGATTTCATAGAACTGCTGCCGTGAATAGCCCATAAGCTTACAGGCTCTGCTGACATTTGAGAGATCAGCGGCCAGGTCTAGCAAACTGAGCTTTCTTCGTGATACTTTCTCTGCGGTGGTCATACTGTTCTCCTTGATGGAAAAATGTTGTCTGAGCAACTTCATCTTTATCCATTCAAGGGCGGTATGGCCACCCCTAGAAAATGACCAACTGTCAGGTGAATACTATCTCAGTACACCTTTTCCAAAAATTTTTACTAACTAAATTTAGTTAAATAGCCACAACCAGCTGTTTTTGTTTAACTAAATTTAGTTAAATAACGCCAAGCACATGTTTTAATTTACTAAAATCAACATCATATTTCAGTCTTGAAACAACCTCACTGCAAATAATATCTCTTTGCTTACGGTAAACGGTTTCTCCCTTACCGCCTTTAATTACATGCCCCATAATGTCATCTATTGATCTGTCAACAAAAACACTGAGACCGAAATGATTTCCAGCTATTGCCATCTCAGTATAAATCATCTCTAGTGTCGTCCGAAATTGAGCCCGTAACGAGTATAAGACGAGCTTTTTATTGCTAGACACATGCTCATGTATAATCTGATTTAGTGCAACGCTAAGCGACCCAGAATAGTAACCGTCTTTAATGGAATATTTACAATTCGGGAAAACTTGACTTTCTGCTGATTGCTTTCCAATGTATTCAAGAAGACCTAAATCAATTAGATTCTGGTGAATTGGAACTCTTCTTTCTACTCCTGCCTCTCCTTTATCTGTTTTTACTGATTGTTTCCGCTCTTTATTATTTCTAGCCTCAAAAAACCACCTGTCACGCACCAAAATAATATCGTCTGTATAGAGTTGGGCTATCTCATTTGGTCTCATACCTGAGTGCATACAGATAATTGGTATCCATAACATTTCAGGGTGGTTAGTATCATAAGTCTCAGCTAGTGCATTAACATATGTTTGTAGTTGTTCATCCTCAAATATATCGCGTCTGTCTCGTTGTCTACCAACGGACAACCTCAATCCCTTGAATGGATTGCATATAATATTTTTTTTGTAGGCCGCATTACTCATAGCCCAGTTATAAGCAGAGCTTAGGTCTTCAAGTTTTTTGTTGACCGTTGCTGGTTTGAGTTTACTAGCTGCAAAGTACGACTTTAATTTTTCTATTTCCTCATCACCTATGCTAGCGGCATATACATCGTCTTTAAAACAATCATATATATTTTTGTACAAAGTCTTGTACGTTGATTGTTTTTTGTGCACCCTACCCTCATGCTTAGCTGTTTTTATCCAATCATCAACATACACCTGCAATAAGGTCTTTAATAATACCCCTTTAGGTTTTGGTTTTTGGGATTGCCACTCACTAATTTTACGCCGCTGATAATCTGAGTCATATTCTCCTCTGACACGCTCCGATATAATCTTGCAATAGTCTACATCAGCTTGAACTAATCCCCGCTTGAGTTGTCTATATTCAGCCGATTTCTTGATTTTTGCTGTTGGTTTAGTACCTGAGTTAGTCAGTAATCTGTCTGCTGTCTCGTCAAGCTCATCCAGATCGTCTGTAGCTAATTTTAGTTGATACTCTGCTACTGCGTTGCTAAAAGCCTCACTGCTCTCTTTTATTTTGGCAGGCGTAGGTCTACGGCTAGGGTCATGGGGTATTTGCTCGAAATATTGCCAGATACTTAAAGATTGCAATCCGTATTCTGCAACTAATCCCTCAATTTGTTCAGGCGTAATCATTCTAGACCTCACCAATAAAAATAATCCCTCAATCCAAGCATGAAAATGCCGGGCATAAATCCTTGCATGATCATATTTAGTAGATTTTAGAGACTTCCATATCTGTTTTTTACCAACAAATGCCTGTACGTCCAGAGGTACTGACACAATCAGTGAGTAATTTTTACCACGTTTGACTAGTCCCGTCATAAAAAAACCCCTTCCACATTAGCAAAAACATTAGCAAACGCGAAAAGGGTTTTTTATTAGTGATATTAGCAGTTTAAGCTATTTCCTGGCGGGATTTCTCCCGCCCCTTTTTTGTGGCCATTACAGCAGGCCGGACTCGACAAATGAAAATGAATTGCCGGAATCCGTATCC includes these proteins:
- a CDS encoding IS481 family transposase, whose product is MTTAEKVSRRKLSLLDLAADLSNVSRACKLMGYSRQQFYEIRRNYQTYGSAGLVDRLPGARGPHPNRVDEAVEQAILDHCLAHPSHGPIRVAHELMLKGIQVSSGGVRGVWSRHSLLTKHERFLRLEKSVREQAFELSDEQIRVLERFSPEFRERHIETKHTGDLVAVDTFFVGTLKGVGKVYLQSVIDCYSRYAWGRLYTNKLPVTAVHVLNEDVLPFFEEHNAKISTVLSDNGREFCGRPDNHPYELFLQLEEIEHRTTKVRRPQSNGFVERLHRTLLDEHFRIMGRTKWYESLDEMQADLEAYLKTYNYDRPHQGRNMFGRTPYAVFIDGLPKNDDSDTEDYKLAA
- a CDS encoding DUF6538 domain-containing protein, coding for MTGLVKRGKNYSLIVSVPLDVQAFVGKKQIWKSLKSTKYDHARIYARHFHAWIEGLFLLVRSRMITPEQIEGLVAEYGLQSLSIWQYFEQIPHDPSRRPTPAKIKESSEAFSNAVAEYQLKLATDDLDELDETADRLLTNSGTKPTAKIKKSAEYRQLKRGLVQADVDYCKIISERVRGEYDSDYQRRKISEWQSQKPKPKGVLLKTLLQVYVDDWIKTAKHEGRVHKKQSTYKTLYKNIYDCFKDDVYAASIGDEEIEKLKSYFAASKLKPATVNKKLEDLSSAYNWAMSNAAYKKNIICNPFKGLRLSVGRQRDRRDIFEDEQLQTYVNALAETYDTNHPEMLWIPIICMHSGMRPNEIAQLYTDDIILVRDRWFFEARNNKERKQSVKTDKGEAGVERRVPIHQNLIDLGLLEYIGKQSAESQVFPNCKYSIKDGYYSGSLSVALNQIIHEHVSSNKKLVLYSLRAQFRTTLEMIYTEMAIAGNHFGLSVFVDRSIDDIMGHVIKGGKGETVYRKQRDIICSEVVSRLKYDVDFSKLKHVLGVI